The genomic region GCAAGATGAATACGTATAATATTTGTAAGtctggtttgtttcaaatttcgcgcagagctatacgagagctatctgtgcgagccgtctctaatttagaagtacTAGTTACGGTCctcactttattatatattttttatttaacgtCATTAGTTACTTTATTCTTCTAAGccattattataaacattttcattaactttATGAATATTCAACTTGTTTATCGTGAATCGTCTTATTAGTTTTTCTAAGAATCAcgacaaaatattaactgtgaaTAAGCTCTTCGagaatacaaagaacaaaaattCTGTTGAAAAAATTCAATGATATTGGAAAACTGTAAACcatgttgaaatatattaaaatgtcagttttttatttatttatgtgttggaGGAGTTTAGCACCAACCGAATCACAACTTTTCCTTTGTCCAATTGTCACAGCAAGTTGGTCAGTGGACAAGTTATATTGCACTCTCCATAATTCCAAACCATCAACCATAAGGAGGAAACCTGCCCagcaaacttttatttaataccctatgattataaattattaagtatAACTTCTTTTTATGGCCGGAGATGGcaagatgattaaggcactcaattcgtaatctgaatATCGCGGatttaaatccctgtcacaccaaacatgctcgctctttcagctgtggggagttATAGTGTTTCGGTCAgttccactatccgttggtataagagttggcggtaggtagtgatgacaagctgccttccctttagcttacactgctaaattagagacggctaacgcagatagccctcaagtagctttgcatgaaattcaaaacaaaccaaagttctttttattttatttttctatattttcatgttatcacGCCTGTATGAGTATATTCTCAATAGAGGGCAATTGACTAATTTCTTCGTGGTTTCGTAAACTTCAGATTTTTGCATGAAAAGACTATTAGTATTGCTGTAGTAACAAGTAatcgattattattatttagtaatattcagGCATTTTCTCCTTATGTGtgtttaattagttaattaaagaAATCAGTTGTAAGATAAAATTACTAGGCTTAATGGATTTatctggtaataataataataggcctAACAGTTACACTAATACCGGTATTGCCAATCAGGAAGAAAACATTTTTGTGGACAGTTCTTCAACCTCAAATTCTTTAAGTTCTAGGATTAGGAGAACTCAGGCTCAATTTCATGTTCAGGCTATGGTTAGAGGGCGATCTAGATATAATTTTAGTGGAAGACATATTTCTGGCGTAACATCCAATAGTGAAAGATTAGATAACTTGTTGAACAATGAATATAGGAAAATATGCCGACAAATAAATCAAGCCAAGAAACATATTGAACTTTTGAGAgaaaaaatgagaaacataaaatGTCTTTTACGTAGagcagaaaaacataaaaatcatgcTTTTCGACATAACATGAGCCTTGAACTTTCTACCGTCAGTGGAATGGAAATGATGTatggatattttataaaccaGAAAAGGTTTGAACTACTTCGTCTTCGAGGACTTAGATATTTGCAAAATCACTTTCCTGATCAAAGGCTTTCACAGTCAAGAAATACAAATCGTGTTGTGAATGCTGTAACTTCTAGTAATGTTACACAGATAGACATGCCTGGAATTCTCACTCTTCATGAAAGTATTAATAATATCCATAACATTACAAGTAGTGAAACTGAAAGCTTGAGTTCTGATGAAACTCAGAATAATACTGGACCAAGAATGTATAATGATGCTAATATTAATAGCCTGAGTGCTGATGAATCATACAGTAGTACTAGAGATAGTATTAATGCCATTACAAATAGTGACAGTTTAAGTACGGCTGAAATTCGCAGTGGTGATGGAGAAGATATCTTTACAATTAATAGCACGGGTAACTTGAGTGCTGATGAAGTTCATAATGTGTCAAGTCCTTCCTCAACTGAGATGAACAACTGAAACATAAAAGAGTTCAATTATTGAAAGAACACACATGAAACTGCAAACAATTCACAatcttattttaatgtattgcAAATAAGgtttatataaagataatttagagccttaacattataatttatatctgaTTGACTATACTGaatttaacacattaaaaaataatgcTTGTACTTAAAACATGAAATTGACAGAATATTCAGATTGCAGatgaacattttaatacaaataattctaTATAACTAACACTGTAGAAAGAATGACACTGTATGTAACTGAAAATAACTGCTTTAACACATGAAATGCTAAGAAATTGAACAGAGGAggattaaacatttgtaatattcTTTGACTAGTGTCAGTAtagttaaatacatttaattttgtacagtCTAATTTATCCCAGTGTTATTATCTTACTGTTAATTGTGTTTAAATCTTACTGATGTTTACAAGGATATTTGGAAGATTAGTAGGATAAAGGGCTACTTTGTTCCATGTATCTCAGACAGTAAGAGGAAACAAGTTTAAGAATTTGTAAATACAAGCTAAGctccagtttttttgttttttccatgACAGTATGTAGCTTATGGTATGAGTTACTCACAGCAGTAGTGGGAGATGGAACTTTTATAATAGTAAGGATTTAAAAATTGGAGTCAGTTATTTTAAGGAAAAGTAAATGATGggtttaagtatttgttttgtgtgtatgaACAGCCTTAATAGGTTAGCTGACTTATTGCTGTACATATGTTGAATAAaggttaaaattataaagaaatgtcAAGCCAAATCTGTCATTCCATTCATTATCTGTCACTGTGTTATACTGGTCTAACTCAGTGATAAGTGGTGAATCGAATAATACATTTGTCTGTATTTTgggtattttaaataattcagttgcTGAATAGTTCAAATGAATAAATTAGTAACAGAAATTTCcagatttttaaaattctgtatgTTTACTGTGGTGAGCAAATTATGATTTGAAATACCATGAACATATGCTTCACCACTGCAAGAAACCCTTTTTTGTTGTGGTTATTTATGTCCAGCATTATGGAAGTTGGTGGAATTCCTTGGTGCTGGTATAACTTATGGACAAGTAGGGAACTGaatgatattttgaattttatatttatttttagtgttttaattaaaCAGCTTGTGTactgaatgatataaagaataaataatttatatcaatactgcatgttctttaaattttatgtatttataggGACATGTAGGAAAGTTGAACTGTAGATTCTAAAAGGGGACAACAGGTTCACACATCACTTGTTTATTTCTGGATGTTCTCTTGGTGGGTAAATTTTACATTTGTGTATACAAAGTACACAAggtgtatataatttatatgtgtgGTTGCTGGATATACAGTACAagtatttattaaactgtaaagAAATATGCAAAGAAACTTTAGTGTATTCAGTCAGTGTAAAAAAATTCTACACAGAAATgcatttatgttatatataatatatgatgATTAATGAATACTGATAAATGAAATGGATGAATATACTAGATTCATAATGTCAATATTGTTTAGATTCTTAAAAAccactatactatatacagtaCCACATATTTATAAGTGATTTAATTTTAGCATAtgcttcttttatattttgtaagttattcaTGTTATTAAGAATGTATAATTCACAGTCTCTACAGTTTAACATTAATCACTAGTAATTGTTTACTACCAAAAGAGATCATTTAGCCtgttgactcttttttttttttttaaccagtctCAATGATACACTATATGGGTATGAAAATGTCTCTGCAAGtatcatttcaaatttttttactAATTATATCTTGC from Tachypleus tridentatus isolate NWPU-2018 chromosome 1, ASM421037v1, whole genome shotgun sequence harbors:
- the LOC143226487 gene encoding uncharacterized protein LOC143226487, encoding MDLSGNNNNRPNSYTNTGIANQEENIFVDSSSTSNSLSSRIRRTQAQFHVQAMVRGRSRYNFSGRHISGVTSNSERLDNLLNNEYRKICRQINQAKKHIELLREKMRNIKCLLRRAEKHKNHAFRHNMSLELSTVSGMEMMYGYFINQKRFELLRLRGLRYLQNHFPDQRLSQSRNTNRVVNAVTSSNVTQIDMPGILTLHESINNIHNITSSETESLSSDETQNNTGPRMYNDANINSLSADESYSSTRDSINAITNSDSLSTAEIRSGDGEDIFTINSTGNLSADEVHNVSSPSSTEMNN